A window of Brachybacterium fresconis contains these coding sequences:
- a CDS encoding organic hydroperoxide resistance protein, which produces METLYTAEALSTGAGRDGRVTTPDGTLDLTMAVPKEMGGSGNGANPELLFAAGYAACFHSALQGVARARDVAITDSSVGGRVQIGPNGEGGFQLAVTLEVVIPGIAHEQAQELADSAHQVCPYSNATRGNIEVSVTVSDD; this is translated from the coding sequence ATGGAGACTCTTTACACCGCCGAAGCGCTGTCCACCGGCGCCGGCCGCGACGGCCGCGTCACCACGCCCGACGGCACTCTCGACCTGACCATGGCGGTGCCGAAGGAGATGGGCGGCTCCGGGAACGGCGCCAACCCCGAGCTCCTCTTCGCCGCGGGGTACGCCGCCTGTTTCCACTCCGCCCTGCAGGGGGTGGCGCGCGCCCGGGACGTCGCGATCACCGATTCCAGCGTCGGCGGACGCGTGCAGATCGGGCCGAACGGCGAGGGCGGGTTCCAGCTGGCCGTCACGCTGGAGGTCGTCATCCCGGGCATTGCGCACGAACAGGCCCAGGAACTCGCCGACTCGGCGCATCAGGTGTGTCCCTACTCGAATGCCACACGCGGCAACATCGAGGTCTCGGTGACGGTCTCCGACGACTGA
- a CDS encoding ferrochelatase, which produces MTHHLSTTDLRAEVGDDTCSDPRQRRAAARDYDAILLASFGGPESHEDVLPFLRNVTRGRGIPDERLVEVGEHYTALGGRSPINDQNRALIDALRAELDARGIDLPVYWGNRNWEPSMSRAVRELHEDGHHEVLGIATSAYSSYSSCRQYREDFGRALEETGLLGSLRIDKTRPYFNHPGFLAPMTDGIRGALKDLESEGHDRSRIRILFSTHSIPDVMADASGPAEERTAGPVRWYVAQHEAACRYLMESVPDGETRDTVTGGAPADLSWELVYQSRSGPPQVPWLEPDINDVIARIGRSGSHDAVIVVPVGFVSDHVEVIWDLDTEARRSAEQRHLAFRRVSTSGTDPRFVAALADLVEERTIAGSPRRTVTEFGATPDVCGTACCLSGSSRVATVPTTSALDSDQDLREFRARARQDGEQR; this is translated from the coding sequence ATGACGCACCACCTTTCCACCACCGATCTGCGGGCGGAGGTCGGCGACGACACGTGCTCCGATCCTCGACAGCGCCGCGCCGCGGCGCGCGACTACGACGCGATCCTGTTGGCGTCGTTCGGCGGGCCGGAGTCCCACGAGGATGTGCTGCCCTTCCTGCGCAACGTCACGCGAGGCCGAGGGATACCGGATGAACGACTGGTCGAGGTCGGTGAGCACTACACGGCGCTGGGTGGGCGCTCCCCGATCAACGACCAGAACCGGGCGCTGATCGATGCGCTGCGCGCGGAGCTCGACGCGCGGGGGATCGACCTCCCCGTGTACTGGGGGAACCGCAACTGGGAGCCCTCCATGTCCCGGGCCGTGCGCGAGCTGCACGAGGACGGGCATCACGAGGTCCTCGGCATCGCCACCAGCGCGTACTCCTCCTACTCCTCGTGCCGTCAATACCGGGAGGACTTCGGCCGCGCACTCGAGGAGACAGGACTGCTGGGGTCGCTGCGCATCGACAAGACACGGCCCTACTTCAACCATCCGGGATTCCTGGCGCCGATGACGGACGGGATCCGCGGTGCCCTGAAGGACCTGGAGTCCGAGGGCCACGACCGCTCACGCATCCGGATCCTGTTCTCGACGCATTCGATCCCCGACGTCATGGCCGACGCCTCGGGCCCGGCGGAGGAGCGGACAGCGGGCCCCGTGCGATGGTACGTCGCCCAGCACGAGGCGGCCTGCCGCTACCTGATGGAGTCCGTGCCCGATGGCGAGACGCGCGACACCGTCACGGGCGGGGCCCCTGCGGACCTCTCGTGGGAGCTCGTGTACCAGTCCCGCTCGGGCCCGCCCCAGGTTCCCTGGCTGGAGCCCGACATCAATGACGTCATCGCGCGCATCGGGCGGTCGGGGTCTCACGATGCCGTGATCGTGGTTCCCGTGGGGTTCGTCAGCGACCACGTGGAGGTGATCTGGGATCTGGACACGGAGGCGCGCCGAAGTGCCGAGCAGCGCCACCTGGCGTTCCGCCGCGTGTCGACGTCCGGCACCGATCCGCGGTTCGTGGCCGCGCTGGCGGACCTCGTCGAGGAGAGGACGATCGCCGGGTCGCCTCGTCGCACGGTCACGGAATTCGGGGCGACGCCCGACGTCTGCGGCACCGCCTGCTGCCTGTCCGGATCCAGCCGCGTGGCGACGGTCCCCACCACCTCCGCGCTCGATTCCGACCAGGACCTCCGCGAGTTCCGGGCCCGTGCTCGCCAGGACGGTGAGCAGCGATGA
- a CDS encoding SDR family oxidoreductase, which translates to MTGQGRGDRPRVLVTGATGYVGSRLVPALDDRGARVRVCGRHMRRLDAQPWRDRVEAVEADLADRLSVRRAVSGVDVVVFLVHSMSGGSGFAEREARMAHIMADEAERAGVGRIVYLSGLHPDSERLSEHMASRRRVGRILGDSAVPTTVLEAATVIGAGSASFEIVRHLSERLPVMPAPRWVRNRIEPVAVTDVLHYLVEAVDAAGDVSGTYGVGSGESDLRFADLLTVYAEVAGLRRRRVFSLPLPAPLLSGGWIALVTPVPLSIAVPLAQSMQHEAVTSGPLADEVLPSPAGGPMPYRTAVRSALEAERFGDLASRWDADLGHERAPESSLPADPEWAGNTVFTDERERERADVDPASVWRVIEGIGGASGWYSTPVLWALRGLADRLLGGPGLRRGRRDPQRLRVGDAVDWWRVERIEPGQCLTLRAEMRMSGRAWLQLSVEPCDGGARYRQRAIYFPDGLLGRLYWWGISPFHALVFPAMARNIMTAARTTSGSLPDGTDRDGELDGL; encoded by the coding sequence ATGACCGGGCAGGGGAGAGGCGACCGGCCGCGCGTCCTCGTCACGGGCGCGACGGGATACGTCGGCAGCCGTCTCGTGCCGGCCCTCGACGATCGCGGTGCCCGGGTGCGGGTCTGCGGGCGGCACATGCGCCGATTGGATGCACAGCCCTGGAGGGACCGCGTGGAGGCCGTGGAGGCGGATCTCGCGGATCGCCTGTCCGTGCGACGCGCCGTATCCGGGGTCGACGTGGTGGTCTTCCTCGTGCATTCGATGTCGGGCGGCAGCGGGTTCGCCGAGCGCGAGGCGCGCATGGCGCACATCATGGCCGACGAGGCCGAGCGCGCCGGCGTCGGCAGGATCGTCTACCTCTCCGGCCTGCACCCGGACTCCGAGCGGCTCAGCGAGCACATGGCCTCCCGCCGCCGGGTCGGACGCATCCTGGGCGACAGCGCCGTGCCGACGACCGTGCTGGAGGCCGCTACGGTGATCGGTGCCGGATCCGCCAGCTTCGAGATCGTTCGACACCTCTCCGAGCGGCTGCCCGTCATGCCCGCGCCGCGCTGGGTGCGCAACAGGATCGAGCCCGTCGCCGTCACCGACGTCCTCCACTACCTCGTCGAGGCCGTGGACGCTGCGGGAGACGTCTCCGGGACCTACGGGGTGGGCAGCGGCGAGTCGGACCTGCGATTCGCCGATCTCCTCACCGTGTACGCCGAGGTCGCCGGGCTCCGACGCCGTCGCGTGTTCTCGCTGCCGCTGCCGGCTCCGCTGTTGTCGGGCGGGTGGATCGCTCTGGTGACGCCCGTGCCGCTGTCGATCGCGGTGCCGCTCGCCCAGTCGATGCAGCACGAAGCAGTCACCAGCGGGCCTCTGGCCGACGAGGTCCTGCCCTCGCCTGCCGGCGGTCCGATGCCGTACCGGACGGCCGTCAGGTCGGCGCTGGAGGCCGAGCGCTTCGGGGACCTGGCCTCGCGCTGGGACGCCGACCTCGGGCACGAGAGGGCTCCGGAGTCGTCGTTGCCCGCCGATCCGGAGTGGGCGGGCAACACCGTGTTCACGGACGAGAGGGAGCGCGAACGGGCCGACGTCGACCCGGCCTCGGTATGGCGTGTGATCGAGGGCATAGGGGGTGCGTCCGGCTGGTACTCGACGCCCGTGCTGTGGGCCCTGCGCGGTCTCGCGGACCGGCTCCTCGGGGGGCCGGGCCTCCGGCGTGGCCGTCGCGACCCGCAGCGCCTGCGGGTCGGAGACGCCGTGGATTGGTGGCGGGTCGAGAGGATAGAGCCCGGCCAGTGCCTCACCCTGCGCGCCGAGATGAGGATGAGCGGCCGCGCATGGCTGCAGCTGTCCGTCGAGCCCTGCGACGGAGGCGCCCGCTATCGCCAGCGCGCCATCTACTTCCCCGATGGCCTGCTGGGGCGTCTGTACTGGTGGGGGATCTCCCCCTTCCACGCGCTCGTCTTCCCCGCGATGGCCCGCAACATCATGACGGCGGCCCGGACCACCTCGGGAAGCCTCCCGGACGGCACGGATCGTGACGGTGAGCTCGACGGGCTCTGA